In a single window of the Bacillus clarus genome:
- a CDS encoding ArpU family phage packaging/lysis transcriptional regulator codes for MTQLTFLPKIDRKATQARLEEVLENVRIYRQFGMIRNEMKVTASDEVRYHGPTNIVGKPAEDVALANVKLSEREARLQRLSFQIDKALSRFSKNQRDIIVKRYLENEEVFDYMVYSEIGMSERTYRRNKSNAFYKLAFALRLEVYEVEEHYGGDDQ; via the coding sequence ATGACGCAATTAACATTCTTACCAAAAATTGACCGTAAAGCAACACAAGCACGATTAGAAGAAGTTCTTGAAAATGTTCGTATTTATAGACAGTTTGGGATGATTAGAAATGAGATGAAGGTTACAGCTTCTGATGAAGTTCGATATCATGGTCCAACAAATATAGTAGGAAAGCCAGCTGAAGATGTCGCTTTAGCTAACGTGAAACTGAGTGAGAGAGAAGCAAGATTACAACGTTTATCTTTTCAAATTGACAAAGCACTAAGTCGTTTCAGTAAGAATCAAAGAGACATAATTGTAAAGCGTTATTTGGAAAATGAGGAAGTATTTGATTATATGGTTTATAGCGAGATTGGCATGAGTGAACGTACATATAGACGAAATAAATCTAATGCTTTTTATAAACTTGCTTTTGCTCTTAGATTAGAAGTATATGAGGTAGAGGAGCATTATGGAGGGGATGACCAATGA
- a CDS encoding site-specific integrase codes for MNFVQPIRDPEQIQQIKEYLKENNERNYILFVMGINTGLRISDILKLRVSDLKGSHISMREKKTGKQKRIQLTPALKRELRWYIEERDDNEYLIKSREGKNKPIGRSMAYKILKSMASEFGLDEIGTHTLRKTFGYHMYMQTKNIALLMEIFNHSSERVTLRYIGVNQDAMDRAMIKFKI; via the coding sequence ATGAATTTCGTTCAGCCGATACGTGATCCAGAGCAAATACAACAGATTAAAGAATATCTGAAGGAAAACAATGAGCGTAATTATATTTTGTTTGTAATGGGGATTAATACAGGTTTACGGATCAGTGATATTTTAAAGTTAAGAGTTAGCGATTTAAAAGGAAGCCATATTTCAATGAGAGAAAAGAAGACAGGGAAACAGAAACGTATTCAATTGACTCCAGCATTAAAAAGAGAACTACGTTGGTACATTGAAGAAAGAGATGACAATGAGTATTTAATTAAAAGTCGTGAAGGAAAGAATAAACCGATTGGACGCAGCATGGCATATAAGATACTTAAAAGTATGGCATCAGAGTTTGGATTAGATGAGATAGGTACACATACATTACGTAAGACATTTGGATATCACATGTATATGCAAACAAAGAATATAGCCTTACTTATGGAGATATTTAATCATTCATCCGAAAGAGTTACGTTAAGGTACATAGGTGTCAACCAAGATGCAATGGATAGAGCTATGATTAAATTTAAAATCTAG